The sequence CCGCTGCTTTGACATGCTCAGCATCAGCAATGTGGTTCATCAAACGGCTAACACTTTTTAAGACGTTGATGGCAGGATACTGTCCCCTATTGGCTAGCGTCCTGTCTAAAACGATATGTCCGTCGAGAATCCCACGGACTGCATCGGCAATCGGTTCATTCATATCGTCCCCATCGACTAAAACTGTGTAGAACGCAGTAATAGCACCATGTTCATTTGTACCTGTACGTTCGAGTATTTTAGGTAATATTGCAAATACAGATGGCGTATAGCCGCGCGTAGCAGGTGGTTCTCCCACCGCTAATCCGATTTCACGTTGTGCCATAGCAATTCGAGTAACAGAGTCCATCATCAGCATGACGTTCATGCCCTTGTCCCTGAAATACTCAGCAATCGCTGTTGCCGTATAAGCACCTTTAATGCGCATCAGTGCTGGCTGGTCTGATGTTGCGGCGACGACAATAGTCTTTTTCATACCTTCTGGGCCGAGATCCCGTTCGATGAATTCACGAACTTCCCGCCCCCGTTCCCCGATCAGCGCAATAACGTTCAAATCGGCTGTTGTGTTGCGCGCAATCATACCGAGCAGCGTACTTTTCCCGACACCTGATCCGGCAAATATCCCCACACGTTGGCCATTACCAACCGTTAACATCCCATCAATTGCCTTGACACCAACAGATAACTTCTCATCAATCGGTGGCCTGGTCAGTGCATTGGGTGGATCCTGCTCCGTTCTAACAGTTGTTAAGCCCTTTGGTAGTGGACTCTTATCAATCGGATTCCCCATTGAATCAAGCACTTTTCCAATTAAATTCATACCCACCTTCACTTCAAGCGGTTTCCCTGTCCCTTCGACGAGACAGCCACTAGATATATCACGGATATTCATATAAGGCATAAGAATAACGACTTCTTCTCTGAATCCAACAACTTCTGCCTTGATAATTGAATCGCCTGTTCCAGACGTATTCAAATGAATCAGACAGACGTCTCCTATAGAACTTTCAGGACCTTGTGATTCAATCATGAGGCCGACAACGCGGACAACACGCCCAAACTTTTTAAAAGTCTTCACTTTTGGTATAAAGTCGGTTAGCTCCTCCGCTTTTTTCATCGTCAATCCCCGCCTTCCATGATTTCAACGAGCCTTTCCCTTAATTCGTTCAGCTGTTCGTCGATACTGACAACTATCCGACCATGGTTTGTTTCAATATAGCACTCGGTCGATTCGAACTCATCATTGGCAAATATAAGAAAAGGAACATCTGGTGGGAATATAGCTGCAAGTTCCGTACGGTTATCAGACACCAGTTCAAAATGATCGAGTGAAACGTATAATTTAATCTCTTTCATTTCACGTGCTTCTTTCAAAGCCCTTTTCACTACAGATAAATAACTTTCTTCGTCATCTTGCAATGTTTGGCCCATAATCCGTTCAGCTGTAAGCATACCTAGTTCAAGTATGACCCGTTCTTGACTATCCAGATATTGTTGCGCGTTTTTACGGGACTGCTCTGTTGCTTCATTGGCCATTTGAAGGGCACTTGCCATATCTCCTAGCACTTTGCTATGCCCTTCTTCAAACCCAACTTGAAAGCCTTCCTCATAAGCTTGTTGTTGCAGTACTGCTTTTTCGTCCTGCCATGCTACCTGCATAGATGAAATATCTTCTACAGCGGTTTGTCGAAGCTGCTCGATTTCAGCTTTCCCCTGCTCAATTTCATGATGTGCTGCTTTCAACAATCGATCTCGTTCGGCGTGTATATCAGCTTGTGTTAGTTCTACTACTTCGGAATCTACCTCCAGCGGAACGGCCAAGCTACGAATGGTAATTTCTCTCGCTTGCCCTTCGGTAGATATCGTATTGAATGACCGAAATACGTTAGACAATGATATCATCTCCTCCGCCACGTGCGATGATGATTTCACCTGAATCTTCAAGTCTTCTAATAATACCTACGATACGAGTTTGTGCTTCTTCTACGTCGCGTAAACGAACAGGTCCCATAACATCCATCTCTTCCCGGAAGGACTCTGCCATTCGTTGAGACATGTTGCGAAACAGGACTTCTTTTACTTCCTCACTAGAAACTTTCAATGATAGAATCAAGTCTTCATTCTCACAATCACGAACAATACGTTGAATTGAACGGTTGTCCAATGTAACAATATCTTCGAAGACAAACATACGCTTGCGGATTTCTTCTGCCAGTTCAGGATCTTGAATTTCAAGCGCATCGAGAATGGTTTTCTCTGTCGCCCTGTCGACACCGTTCAATACTTCGACGACAGCATCGACGCCTCCAGTTTCCGTGAAATCTTGCGTGACAGTTGAAGATAGCTTACGTTCAAGAACCGCTTCAACCTCACTAATAACTTCCGGTGAAGTTGAATCCATTGTCGCAATCCTCTTAGCAATATCTGCCTGCATCTCCTGCGGTAATGAAGATAAAATCATTCCTGCTTGTTCTGCTTCCAAATAAGACAAGATCAACGCAATTGTTTGTGGATGTTCATTTTGGATAAAATTCAAAATTTGTGATGGATCAGCTCTTCTAGCAAAGTCAAAAGGCCTCACTTGTAAAGAAGAAGTCAAACGATTGATAATCGCTTGTGCATGTTCTTTACCAAGTGCTTTTTCAAGAACTGTTTTCGCATAACCAATTCCACCTTGAGAAATATAATCTTGCGCAAGTGCAATATTATGAAACTCTTCAATAATTTCTTCTTTTACAGATGCCTCGACCTTTTTGACGCTTGAAATCTCAAGAGTCAGGCGTTCAATCTCATCTTCACTCAAATGTTTATATATCGCCGCCGACACTTCTGGGCCGAGGGAAATGAGCAGGAGCGCTGCTTTTTGTTTACCAGTCATTTCTTTTTCTTTCTTAACCAAAGTTCATCCCTCCGTCATTCGTCGGCAATCCATGTACGTAGCAGCTTCGCAAACTCTTCTGGTTTTTCTTTCGCCATTTTTTCAAGTTGCTTCCTACGGACAGTTCCTTCCGTTTCAACATCCGAGTTGATGTCATCCACATCAAATGTGGCAAGCTGCTCTTCAATAATCGTTTCTTCTTCCATTTCTCGTGCTTTCCGTCTACTACGGAAGAACATAAAGATAAGAACCCCGATAATAAGAAGTAATACAGCTACTAAGATATAACCCCATATCGGAATAACAGGTGTTGTTGTTGCGAATTGGTCTGCATTCCCACTGAACGGTTGAACTGTAACAATGATTTTGTTATCTAAGGTATCTTCGAAATTCACGCCAGCCGCTTCTTTATCTACTGATGTGCGGGCGATTGTTTTAAGAATATTTTCTATCTCACCCTTTAACTCTACTGGTATCGTTTCTTCATTACCGTCTACCATCACCTGAATTCCAATGTCACGAATCTTATAGGGACTTTCTACGATTTCCTTTCGAATACGGTTGACTTCGTTATTTATCGTTTCTTCAAGTCGTTCATAGTCACCATTAGACAGTGTGCCTTCCTGGAACGTGGCATTATCAGTTCCATCCTCTGCCATTGGCGTACCACCTGCAAGCGGATTATTACCGGTAAACGTCTCTGTAATTCGTTGAACGCTAAGTGCGATTCCTTCCATACTTTCCTCATCTACAGGCAATACAAGATTCTCTTCCCGATTTTCAAGCTTAAAGTCTATATCTGTTGTCACAGATACAATCACTTTGTCTTGTCCCATCATCGTGCCAAGCATCATTTGGATTTGGCGTTGTAAATCACGTTCAATCGTCTTTTTAACAGTCATTTGGTCGGTAATACTTGTGCCATATGAATTATTTTTAGCTCCATAGTCAAATGACTCCGCATACTGATTAATAATTGTAATATCCTCTGGCGATAGATTCGATACACCATTCGATACTAGATTATAAAGTGCATTAATCTGTGACTCATTAAATTGATGCCCTGGATTTGTTTTAAGCGTGACAGCCGCAGTTGCTTTTTGCGTAGTATCACTTATGAAAACACCTTGTTTTGGCAATGTAATGGCTACGTTAGCATCTTGGACGCCATCAATTGTTCTGAGCAGGTTAGCAATCTCCGTTTGGGTTGCGCCTAACTTAATCATGTCAAACTCGTTATCCGTTGTTCCAAAACCTGCATTTTCAAAGAAAAATGCATAGCCAGGTGTCCCCGTTGCTGGGAACCCCTCCGCAGCAAGGGTTACAAGCAAGTCGTCCACCCGTTCTTGCGGCACTAGTATCGACGTCCCGCCAGGTGCAATTTTACTCGATACGCCTTGGCTATCTAGCTGCTCTTTAATGCGACCGATTTCCGCCCGAGATACATCCGTATAGAGTGCCACATAATTTGTCTTAGACAAATAGAACGTCAGGAAGGCAGCGAATAAAATGACAGCTGCAGCAGAACCCACATATGTAATTTTTTGTTTTTTTGTTCGACCCGACCAGAACTCTTTTACATCCGTTCTGATTTTCGCCATTCGTTCATTCATTGTAATCCCCCGGTCAGCTTACGTAATTCGACTATCCACCACTCGCACGATGCGATCAATTAGACAGGCATCCTAATAATCTCTTGATAGGCTTCTATCACTTTGTTTCGAACTTCCATCGTAGCATTTAGAGCAATTGATGCCTTCTGCGCTGTAATCATGACGTCATGCAGTTCAACGTTTTCGCCCATGACCAGTTTTTGTGTCATCACGTCCGACTCAAATTGCTTCGTGTTAACGTTGTCGATTGCTGTTTTTAAATAGCTGCCAAAATTTTGTTGCGCTTCATACGGGGTCGGTTTCACTTGCGTGTCCATCTCCAACAATCCAGCTGTTGGTGCCACATTAAAAATAGATTGTATAGCCACTTTGATTACCTCCTTATCCTAACTAATTATTTCCCTATTTCAAGTGCTTTCATCAGCATTGATTTATTCGCATTTAACACTGTAATATTCGCTTCATAAGAACGTGTAGCGGACATTAGATCAATCATTTCCCGCAGTGGATCGACGTTGGGCATTTCAACATATCCTTCGTCATTCGCATCAGGATGAGTGGGATCAAAGACAAGTTTAAATGGTGTTTCGATATCTTCCTTAATCCTTGAAACCGTAACACCATACCCTGCTGATCCTTTTATTTGTTTACCCATTGCAACAT comes from Sporosarcina sp. FSL K6-3457 and encodes:
- the fliI gene encoding flagellar protein export ATPase FliI — its product is MKKAEELTDFIPKVKTFKKFGRVVRVVGLMIESQGPESSIGDVCLIHLNTSGTGDSIIKAEVVGFREEVVILMPYMNIRDISSGCLVEGTGKPLEVKVGMNLIGKVLDSMGNPIDKSPLPKGLTTVRTEQDPPNALTRPPIDEKLSVGVKAIDGMLTVGNGQRVGIFAGSGVGKSTLLGMIARNTTADLNVIALIGERGREVREFIERDLGPEGMKKTIVVAATSDQPALMRIKGAYTATAIAEYFRDKGMNVMLMMDSVTRIAMAQREIGLAVGEPPATRGYTPSVFAILPKILERTGTNEHGAITAFYTVLVDGDDMNEPIADAVRGILDGHIVLDRTLANRGQYPAINVLKSVSRLMNHIADAEHVKAAERLRDLYYTYNKSEDLINIGAYKRGTSKEIDQAIEYEPLITNFLKQGFRDNISMADSIAELVSLGAGGGIS
- the fliH gene encoding flagellar assembly protein FliH — translated: MSNVFRSFNTISTEGQAREITIRSLAVPLEVDSEVVELTQADIHAERDRLLKAAHHEIEQGKAEIEQLRQTAVEDISSMQVAWQDEKAVLQQQAYEEGFQVGFEEGHSKVLGDMASALQMANEATEQSRKNAQQYLDSQERVILELGMLTAERIMGQTLQDDEESYLSVVKRALKEAREMKEIKLYVSLDHFELVSDNRTELAAIFPPDVPFLIFANDEFESTECYIETNHGRIVVSIDEQLNELRERLVEIMEGGD
- the fliG gene encoding flagellar motor switch protein FliG, with the protein product MVKKEKEMTGKQKAALLLISLGPEVSAAIYKHLSEDEIERLTLEISSVKKVEASVKEEIIEEFHNIALAQDYISQGGIGYAKTVLEKALGKEHAQAIINRLTSSLQVRPFDFARRADPSQILNFIQNEHPQTIALILSYLEAEQAGMILSSLPQEMQADIAKRIATMDSTSPEVISEVEAVLERKLSSTVTQDFTETGGVDAVVEVLNGVDRATEKTILDALEIQDPELAEEIRKRMFVFEDIVTLDNRSIQRIVRDCENEDLILSLKVSSEEVKEVLFRNMSQRMAESFREEMDVMGPVRLRDVEEAQTRIVGIIRRLEDSGEIIIARGGGDDIIV
- the fliF gene encoding flagellar basal-body MS-ring/collar protein FliF, which encodes MNERMAKIRTDVKEFWSGRTKKQKITYVGSAAAVILFAAFLTFYLSKTNYVALYTDVSRAEIGRIKEQLDSQGVSSKIAPGGTSILVPQERVDDLLVTLAAEGFPATGTPGYAFFFENAGFGTTDNEFDMIKLGATQTEIANLLRTIDGVQDANVAITLPKQGVFISDTTQKATAAVTLKTNPGHQFNESQINALYNLVSNGVSNLSPEDITIINQYAESFDYGAKNNSYGTSITDQMTVKKTIERDLQRQIQMMLGTMMGQDKVIVSVTTDIDFKLENREENLVLPVDEESMEGIALSVQRITETFTGNNPLAGGTPMAEDGTDNATFQEGTLSNGDYERLEETINNEVNRIRKEIVESPYKIRDIGIQVMVDGNEETIPVELKGEIENILKTIARTSVDKEAAGVNFEDTLDNKIIVTVQPFSGNADQFATTTPVIPIWGYILVAVLLLIIGVLIFMFFRSRRKAREMEEETIIEEQLATFDVDDINSDVETEGTVRRKQLEKMAKEKPEEFAKLLRTWIADE
- the fliE gene encoding flagellar hook-basal body complex protein FliE; its protein translation is MAIQSIFNVAPTAGLLEMDTQVKPTPYEAQQNFGSYLKTAIDNVNTKQFESDVMTQKLVMGENVELHDVMITAQKASIALNATMEVRNKVIEAYQEIIRMPV
- the flgC gene encoding flagellar basal body rod protein FlgC, which codes for MTIFHSLNTSASALTSQRLRMDVISSNMANIDTTRGKMVDGEWQPYRRKTVTLQPREGQFSSMLNVAMGKQIKGSAGYGVTVSRIKEDIETPFKLVFDPTHPDANDEGYVEMPNVDPLREMIDLMSATRSYEANITVLNANKSMLMKALEIGK